A segment of the Aureliella helgolandensis genome:
CATTGTACGGAAAGCATCAGATGCAACGAGCCAACAGCAACCTGCACCGCCGTGGATTCACCAGCCTTCATCGCCTGCAACTTGTCACTCCTGTTCCACTTCGCAGTCCACGCAGTGCAGCCCATCCTCGCGCGAGCGCGCAAGTGCTCCTTCGACTGCTGGCCTGGGGGATCCTCTGCGGTTGTGCCAATCTGAGCTCGGGCCAAGACAGCTCGGGCCAAGACAGCTCGGTGCAGGACAGCTCGGCCCCAGCCATCGTCACGCTCGACTCAGTACCTTCCGTCCGTGAGGCAATTGAGGAAACGGAACCGCTAGCGGGCGAGTTCTCTCCCCGCCAGGCGGCGATTTATCTCGATAGGGCTGCGCTGACATGGCAAAAAGAAAACCAGTGCGTAACCTGCCACACCAACATGCCCTACCTGTTTGCACGTCCAGCCCTCTCCTCGGTGCAGCCCGATTCGGGTGAAGTACGCGAATTCTTCGAGCAATACCGAACGGTGCGTTGGAAAGAGAAAGGTCCCACCGAGAATCAAGGGTTCTGGCCAATCGTCGTCGGTGCCGGACTGACCTTTCATGATATCCAGACCACTGGAAAACTTAGCCAAGTTGCTCGCGATGTTTTGGAGTTGATGTGGACTGCTCAACGTGCCGATGGCGGTTGGAGATGGCCCCATTGCGATTATGCGCCGATGGAAATTGACGATCATTACGGAGTGACCCTTGCGGCCCTAGCCGTGGGAATCGCCCCCGACGGCTATGCCGAGAGCCCATCCGCCCAAGCTGGTTTGGCAAAGCTTCGCATGTATTTAAAAAACAACCCGCCCAAATCGTTGCACCACCGGGCCATGCTTGCTTGGTGCTCGCTTCGCATCACGGGTATCGCTAGCGACGAAGAGCGCGCCGCCACGCTGAAGCAGCTGCTCGAAATCCAACTCCCTGATGGCGGCTGGTCGACCGCAGGCTTCCTAACCGACTGGAAGGGGCTCGAGCGCGACGACGGTCAACCACTCGACATTCAAACAAGCGATGCCTACGGCACTGGTCTAGTCATCGTCCTGAGTCGAGAATTGGGCGTTCCTGCGGACGACCCGCGACTCCAACGCGGTATTGAGTGGTTGCTATCGAATCAACGCAGTAGCGGAAAATGGTTCACCCGTTCACCGGTCAATGATGCTGGGAATCTCATTTCCAATACCGGCAGCGCACTCGCCATACTAGCCCTTCAAGCGTGCGGAGAACTCCCCGGCTGGCCTTTTTAGTTGGCTACGGTTGGGCAGCCGTTTTCAATCGCTAGCTGCCCCAAATCCCGATAGATTTCGCGGCTCTCTACAGGTTTCACAACGTGGGCCGTGAGATGCGATAGAATGTAGCCGGTTGGTTAAGAACCGCCGGTCGAGCGTCACTGGCCATGCATCGAGCAGCAGGGCCCGCTGATTGGATTGCCTGTTTAGTTTCAGTGCCAACATCGCACTTGGAATTGCGTCGTAGCAGCAACGACTTCGGCCTAGGCTGCGCGGCGGTTTGCACGGTCAACAAGTTGCGCAGCTACGACTGGCTCGCATCCCTGGGATCCCACCGAACTCCAGGATCGACTTCGAGAAGCTCCCTCCCGCCTCGGCGCCCCCACCCTTTCGCCACCGAACACTTTCTAGGACATCGAAGAATGAACGCGGAAAATACGCGAAACGGCCACCGCAACCATTGCGCGAGGCTCGCTCTATTTTGTCTCTCAATGCTGATCGGTCTACCGAGTTCGGCCAGCTGGGGTGCAGACCCCTTAATTGCCTCTATCTCCAAGGAAACACTGTGGAAAAACCGAGATGGAAAATCACAAACGTGGTTTCATCCTCGGGTCTGCATGATGCCCGGCGATCAGGGACAACCCGTTGCCTTGATGACACTCCAGGCCATTGGAGGCTCAGACTACTTTGGGCAGGTGCATTGGTCGCTGTCGTCCGACCTAGGCAAAACCTGGAGCGAACCGGAACCGATCGCTGCCCTG
Coding sequences within it:
- a CDS encoding prenyltransferase/squalene oxidase repeat-containing protein translates to MQRANSNLHRRGFTSLHRLQLVTPVPLRSPRSAAHPRASAQVLLRLLAWGILCGCANLSSGQDSSGQDSSVQDSSAPAIVTLDSVPSVREAIEETEPLAGEFSPRQAAIYLDRAALTWQKENQCVTCHTNMPYLFARPALSSVQPDSGEVREFFEQYRTVRWKEKGPTENQGFWPIVVGAGLTFHDIQTTGKLSQVARDVLELMWTAQRADGGWRWPHCDYAPMEIDDHYGVTLAALAVGIAPDGYAESPSAQAGLAKLRMYLKNNPPKSLHHRAMLAWCSLRITGIASDEERAATLKQLLEIQLPDGGWSTAGFLTDWKGLERDDGQPLDIQTSDAYGTGLVIVLSRELGVPADDPRLQRGIEWLLSNQRSSGKWFTRSPVNDAGNLISNTGSALAILALQACGELPGWPF